In the genome of Thermus neutrinimicus, one region contains:
- the tmpR gene encoding bifunctional dihydropteridine reductase/dihydrofolate reductase TmpR gives MRVALVTGSAKGIGRAILLALAKEGFHVAVHYRTSEGLAEATRLEAEALGVKAIKVRADLTREEEVLALVEEVRYHLGGVGVLVNNVGDYLYKPIEEVSLEEWRWILDSNLTSTFLLTQKLLPLMVAQGYGRIVNLGYAGAQNLLARPHITPYAIAKTGVILYTKAIAKRFAQAGITANVVAPGVAENSVSKPLQEIPMARLALLEEIARAVLFFVREPYVTGQVLEVAGGWNL, from the coding sequence ATGAGGGTTGCTTTGGTCACCGGGAGCGCCAAGGGCATTGGCCGGGCCATCCTCCTGGCCCTGGCCAAGGAGGGCTTTCACGTGGCGGTGCACTACCGCACCTCGGAGGGCCTGGCGGAGGCTACCCGCCTCGAGGCGGAGGCCCTGGGGGTCAAGGCCATCAAGGTGCGGGCTGACCTCACCCGGGAGGAGGAGGTCTTAGCCCTGGTGGAGGAAGTGCGCTACCACCTGGGGGGGGTTGGTGTCCTGGTGAACAACGTGGGGGACTACCTCTACAAGCCCATAGAGGAGGTTTCCCTGGAGGAGTGGCGGTGGATCCTGGACTCCAACCTCACCAGCACCTTCCTCCTCACCCAAAAGCTCCTTCCCCTCATGGTGGCCCAGGGGTATGGGCGCATTGTGAACCTGGGCTACGCCGGGGCCCAGAACCTCTTGGCCCGGCCCCACATCACCCCCTACGCCATCGCCAAAACCGGGGTGATTCTCTACACCAAGGCCATCGCCAAGCGCTTCGCCCAGGCGGGGATCACCGCCAACGTGGTGGCCCCGGGGGTGGCGGAAAACTCCGTGTCCAAACCCCTTCAGGAGATCCCCATGGCCCGCCTGGCCCTGCTTGAGGAGATCGCCCGGGCGGTGCTCTTCTTCGTGCGGGAGCCCTACGTGACCGGGCAGGTCCTGGAGGTGGCCGGGGGGTGGAACCTCTAA
- a CDS encoding NUDIX domain-containing protein translates to MEGSPRHPIPTVGALVEQGGRVLLVRTEKWRGLWGVPGGKVEWGESLEEALRREFWEEVGLGLREVRFALVQEAIYSPEFYQPTHMLLFNYFALGEGEVRPGEEILEWAWLKPEEGFALPLNSFTRVLLETYLAARGKG, encoded by the coding sequence ATGGAGGGTTCTCCGCGCCATCCCATCCCCACGGTAGGGGCCTTGGTGGAGCAAGGGGGCAGGGTGCTTCTGGTGCGCACGGAGAAGTGGCGGGGGTTATGGGGGGTACCCGGGGGTAAGGTGGAGTGGGGGGAGAGCCTCGAGGAGGCCTTAAGGCGGGAGTTCTGGGAAGAGGTGGGGCTCGGCCTTAGGGAGGTGCGCTTCGCCCTGGTGCAGGAGGCCATCTATAGCCCGGAGTTTTACCAGCCCACCCACATGCTCCTCTTCAACTACTTTGCCCTAGGAGAAGGGGAGGTACGGCCGGGCGAGGAGATCCTGGAGTGGGCCTGGTTAAAGCCAGAAGAGGGCTTTGCCCTTCCGCTAAATAGCTTCACCCGGGTTTTGCTGGAAACCTACCTGGCGGCAAGGGGGAAGGGATGA
- a CDS encoding CDP-alcohol phosphatidyltransferase family protein, with amino-acid sequence MVPGAKERPVQEFLNVLLFRPLAHLVVLLLFRTRLRPHHLVFLHTILVLLAARLIHLGQDLPAALLLQLKTILDNADGQLARLRGEVTELGRYLDTELDLLGNLFLFLALGARTGAWELAFVAFGVFTLVQSYDFNLERLYREARGLPLPAGEGDPPTSLLAFLRGVYRLFFLPQDWGIRALEGFLLGRFRLVPERFWDEWALAGVVNLGLTSQLFFLGVFLLYQKPEAYLTFVLLQGLYLVLWYLWRVLRAIPSPR; translated from the coding sequence ATGGTTCCCGGAGCCAAGGAAAGGCCGGTACAGGAGTTTCTCAACGTCCTCCTCTTCCGCCCCTTGGCCCACCTGGTGGTCCTCCTCCTGTTCCGTACCCGCCTTAGGCCTCACCACCTGGTTTTCCTCCACACCATCCTGGTCCTCCTCGCCGCCCGGTTGATCCATCTGGGCCAGGATCTACCCGCAGCCCTTCTCCTCCAGCTAAAAACCATTTTGGATAACGCCGATGGCCAGCTGGCGCGCCTGAGGGGGGAGGTTACGGAGCTTGGGCGTTACCTGGACACGGAGCTGGACCTTCTGGGGAACCTCTTCCTCTTCCTGGCCTTGGGGGCGCGTACCGGGGCCTGGGAACTGGCCTTTGTAGCCTTTGGGGTTTTCACCCTGGTCCAGTCCTACGACTTCAATCTGGAAAGGCTGTACCGGGAAGCCCGGGGTCTTCCCCTACCCGCTGGGGAGGGGGATCCTCCCACGTCCCTTCTCGCCTTCCTGCGGGGGGTGTACCGCCTTTTCTTCCTCCCCCAGGATTGGGGTATCAGGGCCTTGGAGGGCTTTTTGCTTGGCCGGTTTCGCCTTGTGCCTGAGCGCTTTTGGGACGAATGGGCCTTGGCGGGGGTGGTGAACCTGGGCCTCACTAGCCAGCTTTTCTTCCTGGGGGTCTTTCTGCTTTACCAAAAGCCTGAGGCCTACCTCACCTTCGTGCTCCTTCAGGGCCTGTATCTTGTCCTTTGGTATCTATGGAGGGTTCTCCGCGCCATCCCATCCCCACGGTAG
- the cmk gene encoding (d)CMP kinase, which yields MRGIVTIDGPSASGKSSVAQKVAEALGVPYLSSGLLYRAAAYLAQRVGVDPGDEAGILALLETFRVRLLPEAQGNRVVAERAGALEDLTPNLHTPEVDRAVSQVARHPGVRAWVNERLREVPPPFVAEGRDMGTAVFPQAPHKFYLTATPEVRARRRTLERPQDYGEVLRELIRRDELDRAQSAPAPEAVVIDTSGMTLEEVVARVLSHIQD from the coding sequence ATGCGGGGCATCGTGACCATTGACGGGCCCTCCGCCTCGGGAAAGAGCTCCGTGGCCCAAAAGGTGGCGGAGGCCTTGGGTGTGCCCTACCTGAGTAGCGGCCTCCTCTACCGCGCCGCCGCCTACCTGGCCCAGAGGGTGGGGGTGGACCCAGGGGATGAGGCGGGCATTCTGGCGCTTTTAGAAACTTTCCGGGTGCGTTTGCTCCCCGAGGCCCAGGGCAACCGGGTGGTGGCTGAGAGGGCAGGCGCTCTGGAGGACCTGACCCCAAACCTGCACACCCCCGAGGTGGACCGTGCGGTTTCCCAGGTGGCCCGCCACCCTGGGGTGCGGGCCTGGGTGAACGAAAGGCTTAGGGAGGTGCCCCCGCCCTTCGTGGCCGAGGGGCGGGATATGGGGACGGCGGTCTTTCCCCAGGCGCCCCACAAGTTCTACCTCACGGCCACCCCGGAGGTGCGGGCCAGGCGGCGCACCCTGGAGCGGCCTCAGGATTACGGGGAGGTGCTGAGGGAGCTCATCCGGCGGGACGAGCTGGACCGGGCCCAAAGCGCCCCGGCTCCCGAGGCCGTGGTGATCGATACCAGCGGGATGACCCTCGAGGAGGTGGTGGCCCGGGTGCTCTCCCACATCCAGGACTGA
- the aroA gene encoding 3-phosphoshikimate 1-carboxyvinyltransferase, with amino-acid sequence MDRPHLDLGPCGPLRGSVRVPGDKSVTHRGLMLLALSQGEGRLFHPLKAGDTLSTARVLRALGAEILEEGPHLRVRGQGLRLKEPEDVLDCGNAGTLMRLILGILAGQEGLFAVLTGDASLRRRPMGRVAEPLRAMGASIEGREGGRKAPLAVRGKGLKGISYTLPVPSAQVKSALLLAGLFAEGVTEVVEPLPTRDHTERLFRHFGLPLEREGPRIRTQRAEPFPAKDLTVPGDFSSAAFFLVAALLTPGSEVTVEGVGLNPTRTGLLQVLREMGADLEWQVLEGEAGEPVGWIRARYSPLKGVSVDPGLIPLMVDEVPILAAAASWAEGETHIPGLSELRVKESDRIAAIAHNLRALGVGVEEGPDWLRIQGGGVRPGEVEPFHDHRIAMAFAVAALPVGVRVWEPHWAEISYPGFFQDLKRLCGAS; translated from the coding sequence ATGGACCGGCCTCACCTGGACCTAGGCCCCTGTGGTCCCTTGCGGGGAAGCGTGCGGGTTCCCGGGGATAAGTCCGTCACCCACCGGGGGCTCATGCTCCTGGCCCTGAGCCAGGGGGAGGGCAGGCTTTTCCATCCCCTGAAGGCTGGGGACACCCTGTCCACCGCCCGGGTCCTGAGGGCCTTGGGGGCGGAGATCCTCGAGGAGGGCCCCCACCTCCGGGTGCGGGGACAGGGGCTACGCTTGAAGGAGCCGGAGGATGTGCTGGACTGCGGCAACGCCGGGACCCTGATGCGCCTGATCCTGGGGATCCTTGCGGGGCAGGAGGGCCTTTTTGCGGTCCTGACGGGAGATGCTTCCTTGCGCCGCCGTCCCATGGGCCGGGTGGCCGAGCCCTTAAGGGCCATGGGGGCTTCCATAGAGGGAAGGGAAGGGGGGAGAAAGGCCCCCTTGGCGGTGCGGGGCAAGGGCTTAAAGGGGATTTCCTACACCCTTCCCGTTCCCAGCGCCCAGGTGAAAAGCGCCCTCCTCCTGGCAGGGCTTTTCGCCGAGGGGGTCACGGAGGTGGTGGAGCCCCTTCCCACCCGGGACCATACGGAAAGGCTCTTCCGCCACTTCGGGCTTCCCTTGGAAAGGGAGGGCCCGCGCATCCGCACCCAAAGGGCCGAGCCCTTTCCTGCCAAGGACCTCACCGTGCCTGGGGATTTCTCCTCCGCCGCCTTTTTCCTGGTGGCCGCCCTCCTCACCCCGGGTTCCGAGGTCACCGTGGAGGGCGTGGGCTTAAACCCCACCCGCACGGGCCTTCTCCAGGTGCTCCGGGAGATGGGGGCGGACCTGGAGTGGCAGGTGCTGGAGGGGGAGGCGGGGGAGCCCGTGGGCTGGATACGGGCCCGGTATAGCCCCCTAAAGGGGGTCTCCGTGGATCCGGGGCTGATCCCCCTCATGGTGGACGAGGTGCCCATCCTGGCCGCCGCTGCTTCCTGGGCAGAAGGGGAGACCCATATTCCAGGCCTTTCCGAGCTCAGGGTGAAGGAGTCCGACCGCATCGCCGCCATTGCCCATAATCTCAGGGCCCTGGGGGTTGGGGTGGAGGAGGGACCGGACTGGCTGAGGATTCAAGGGGGTGGGGTGAGGCCGGGGGAGGTGGAGCCCTTCCACGACCACCGCATCGCCATGGCCTTCGCCGTGGCAGCCTTGCCCGTGGGGGTTAGGGTTTGGGAGCCCCATTGGGCGGAGATCTCCTACCCCGGGTTTTTCCAGGACCTGAAGCGGCTATGCGGGGCATCGTGA
- a CDS encoding transcriptional regulator: MALAWQSPVYLERKRLLELLPEEPGFAVYLEAPAGYGKSVLAGQLAAQLGLRTLWASTLLGEPRVLLAKALVLPQEVPWGGVVEALRAEPTLVILEDLAGTEDLSPLLRTLPCLLVLASRKPLPYPELPKLLAEGRLVHLKAVDLAFTLEEARLLFAGKEGYEEAHRATGGWPLPLFLSALTGSPPEPTALIQGLEESLSPEEFQEGLLLAALPHLPFALARPETESLFQKGLLKRLPEGYSLHPLLKEMAKRSLLEEVRQAVRQAGKRLPPALLAEAYWEVGLEEALLDLLEQPITLPIPAERLLEWEDLLRQGGPRAHLRLGEALAQCGRREGLSLLEELAASRAKEDPALALIALGHLAYYFSETLLGKDLSRARVYLEEGLGLLPQVSPELAGRFLNDAARVPFAEGRPEEAAHLLEEALRYLPPESPYRIAPLSNLSLLRFELQGSIRERIQALEEALRLMEGHLPQNIPGHLRDLGWLYLLLGEREKARAHLERAARTPGHPLASLEARMLLAHLEGDAEALTRHVAQAELWETPYLVERGRALLAELKRDPGLLEGLSGFFPSLTRALLLRDPSLLPPYPESREERLLWYSARYRLLGEEGDLEALLALTDAKEGILPGLLPLESLPRKRPELSRAYPLLQVLRLGWKEAIASRLPEVPPLKVQVMGGFRVQNPLGPVELRGKAKEVFALLLLGLPREEVAFALWPDLSEEAALNNLYVWLARLRKLLEPWGVPTYLGEEGLMRVEADLFALEEALERGEAERVLELYREPLFPGLDHPHLDHKREEVFHRVRALFLRKGEPRFLERLLELDPLDEEALIPLVESCLSRGQRVRARRFLEHYRKKLWEELGEKPSPKVEALLRTL; the protein is encoded by the coding sequence ATGGCCCTGGCGTGGCAAAGCCCGGTGTATCTGGAACGGAAAAGGCTCCTGGAACTGCTACCCGAAGAACCTGGCTTTGCCGTTTACCTCGAGGCCCCCGCCGGCTACGGAAAAAGCGTCCTGGCCGGGCAGCTGGCCGCCCAACTGGGCCTTCGCACCCTCTGGGCCAGCACCCTTCTGGGCGAACCCCGGGTCCTCCTGGCCAAGGCCCTGGTCTTGCCCCAGGAGGTGCCCTGGGGAGGGGTGGTGGAGGCCCTTCGGGCTGAACCCACCCTGGTCATCCTGGAGGACCTGGCGGGGACGGAGGATCTCTCCCCCCTCCTCCGCACCCTCCCCTGCCTCCTGGTCCTGGCCAGCCGAAAACCCCTCCCCTATCCCGAGCTCCCCAAGCTCTTGGCGGAGGGAAGGCTCGTGCACCTGAAGGCGGTGGACCTGGCCTTTACCCTGGAGGAAGCCAGGCTCCTCTTCGCTGGCAAGGAGGGCTATGAGGAAGCCCACCGGGCCACAGGGGGATGGCCCCTTCCCCTTTTCCTTTCCGCCCTCACGGGAAGCCCCCCCGAGCCCACGGCCCTCATCCAGGGATTGGAGGAGAGCCTGTCTCCAGAGGAGTTCCAAGAAGGTCTCCTGCTGGCGGCCCTGCCCCACCTACCCTTTGCCCTTGCCCGCCCGGAAACGGAAAGCCTCTTCCAAAAAGGGCTTCTAAAGCGCCTGCCTGAGGGCTACAGCCTTCACCCCCTCCTCAAGGAGATGGCCAAAAGAAGCCTCCTCGAGGAGGTGCGGCAGGCGGTACGCCAGGCAGGGAAGAGGCTTCCCCCTGCCCTTTTGGCCGAGGCCTACTGGGAGGTGGGCCTGGAGGAAGCGCTTCTGGACCTCCTGGAACAGCCCATTACCCTCCCCATCCCCGCGGAAAGGCTCCTGGAGTGGGAAGACCTCCTCCGTCAAGGAGGCCCCAGAGCCCACTTGCGCCTGGGGGAGGCCCTGGCCCAGTGCGGAAGGAGGGAGGGCCTATCCCTTTTGGAGGAGCTCGCGGCCTCGAGGGCCAAGGAGGACCCGGCCCTGGCCCTCATTGCTTTAGGACACCTGGCCTACTATTTCTCCGAAACCCTTTTGGGGAAGGACCTTTCCCGGGCCCGCGTCTACCTGGAAGAGGGCCTAGGCTTGCTCCCCCAGGTAAGCCCGGAGCTGGCCGGGCGCTTCCTCAACGACGCGGCCCGGGTACCCTTTGCGGAGGGCAGGCCGGAGGAAGCCGCCCATCTCCTGGAGGAGGCCTTGCGCTACCTGCCCCCGGAAAGCCCCTACCGCATCGCCCCTCTTTCCAACCTGTCACTCCTGCGCTTTGAACTACAGGGAAGCATCCGCGAAAGGATCCAGGCCCTGGAGGAAGCCTTAAGGCTCATGGAGGGACACCTGCCCCAGAACATCCCGGGCCACCTCAGGGACCTGGGCTGGCTTTACCTCCTCCTGGGGGAAAGGGAAAAGGCCCGCGCCCACCTGGAAAGGGCGGCCCGAACCCCCGGCCATCCCCTGGCCTCCCTGGAGGCCAGGATGCTCCTCGCCCACCTGGAAGGGGATGCCGAGGCCCTTACCCGCCACGTGGCCCAGGCGGAGCTGTGGGAAACACCCTACCTGGTGGAAAGGGGACGGGCCCTTCTGGCGGAGCTAAAGAGGGATCCAGGGCTCCTCGAGGGGCTTTCCGGCTTTTTCCCAAGCCTCACCCGGGCCCTCCTGCTCAGGGATCCGAGCCTCCTTCCCCCCTATCCCGAAAGCCGGGAGGAAAGGCTCCTCTGGTACTCCGCCCGCTACCGCCTCCTGGGAGAAGAGGGGGATTTGGAAGCCCTCCTCGCCCTCACCGACGCCAAGGAAGGCATCCTCCCCGGCCTCCTTCCCCTGGAAAGCCTTCCCCGCAAGCGGCCCGAGCTTTCCCGGGCCTATCCCCTTTTGCAGGTCCTGCGCCTGGGCTGGAAGGAAGCCATCGCCTCGAGGCTCCCCGAGGTACCTCCCTTGAAGGTCCAGGTTATGGGAGGCTTCCGGGTGCAAAACCCCTTGGGGCCTGTGGAGCTAAGGGGGAAGGCCAAGGAGGTCTTCGCCCTCTTGCTCCTCGGCCTTCCCCGGGAGGAGGTGGCCTTTGCCCTTTGGCCGGACCTTTCCGAGGAAGCCGCCTTGAACAACCTTTACGTGTGGCTTGCCCGCCTGCGCAAACTCCTGGAACCCTGGGGGGTCCCCACCTACCTGGGGGAGGAGGGATTGATGCGGGTGGAAGCGGACCTCTTCGCCCTGGAGGAAGCCTTGGAACGGGGTGAGGCCGAAAGGGTCTTGGAGCTTTACCGGGAACCCCTCTTCCCGGGCCTGGACCACCCCCATCTGGACCACAAGCGGGAGGAGGTCTTCCATCGGGTGCGAGCCCTTTTCCTCAGGAAGGGGGAGCCCCGCTTCCTGGAGCGACTCTTGGAGCTGGACCCCCTGGACGAGGAAGCCCTCATCCCCCTGGTGGAATCCTGTCTATCCCGGGGGCAACGGGTCCGGGCCCGAAGGTTTTTGGAGCATTACCGGAAGAAGCTTTGGGAAGAGCTTGGGGAAAAACCCTCCCCTAAGGTGGAAGCCCTTCTTAGGACCCTTTAG
- a CDS encoding class I mannose-6-phosphate isomerase, translating into MLTLVRPFSPRPVQRPWGGDALGFGPGVGEVWLAEEPLLLKILDPAEWLSVQVHPPHAYALEKEGRPGKYEAWYVLAPGEVVYGFSRRVSLQEVRDAVTRGNLDRILNRVPVVPGQVLYLPAGVVHALGPGVQVYEVQTPSDLTYRLYDYGRPRELHLEKALEVAILEPTPLPPVQPEPVEGGERLLRTPYFHLYRYPLWGVLHLKPQAPLLLTLLEGEARVEGIPLVPPATFLLEPGEGIRVEGEGFFLGASPKGS; encoded by the coding sequence ATGCTAACCCTGGTGCGGCCTTTTAGTCCCAGGCCGGTGCAGCGTCCCTGGGGGGGAGATGCCCTGGGCTTCGGCCCAGGGGTGGGAGAGGTGTGGCTGGCGGAGGAGCCCCTTCTCCTGAAGATCCTGGACCCAGCGGAATGGCTTTCCGTGCAGGTCCATCCGCCCCATGCCTACGCCCTAGAGAAGGAAGGGAGGCCGGGCAAATATGAGGCCTGGTACGTGCTCGCCCCAGGGGAGGTGGTCTACGGTTTCTCCCGGCGGGTGAGCCTCCAAGAGGTCAGGGATGCGGTGACCAGGGGGAACCTGGACCGAATCCTAAACCGGGTTCCCGTGGTCCCGGGCCAGGTGCTCTACCTGCCCGCCGGGGTGGTTCATGCCTTGGGCCCCGGGGTCCAGGTTTATGAGGTGCAGACGCCCTCGGACCTCACCTACCGGCTTTACGATTACGGCCGCCCCCGGGAGCTTCACCTGGAAAAGGCCCTCGAGGTGGCCATTCTGGAGCCCACCCCGTTACCTCCGGTCCAGCCCGAGCCGGTGGAAGGGGGAGAGCGCCTCCTCAGGACACCCTATTTCCACCTTTATCGCTATCCCTTGTGGGGAGTTCTTCACCTAAAGCCCCAGGCTCCCCTTCTCCTCACCCTCCTGGAAGGAGAGGCCCGGGTGGAGGGCATCCCCTTGGTGCCCCCGGCCACCTTCCTTTTGGAACCGGGAGAAGGGATCCGGGTGGAAGGGGAAGGGTTTTTCCTCGGGGCGAGCCCTAAAGGGTCCTAA
- a CDS encoding SIS domain-containing protein: MRDLDREETYLSDRRGLALELRDLVGSGPVPTRSYPAPYAALGYGEGHFAAGLSGLPDWTEEGTLFVLEGGYDLGEAAALSLLAETERVQVVRLGLRPGGEVYLYPSPLNPYRYLRFLLLATGQEEALMEVDRALLEERKRLTPEIPLEENPAKFLAYTLVERIPLLYAPFYRPLEEAGQSLFARIGKSLALTPPHSALEFFLTGLEARHEQGDPLAALLLGEGEAVRLAKEILETRVDAIAEVPAPSGGRLAQALALWYRLAWTAYYLALLYGVDPSDPEVLERLREAT, encoded by the coding sequence ATGCGCGACCTGGACCGCGAGGAAACCTATCTTTCGGACCGACGAGGCCTGGCCCTGGAGCTTCGCGACCTGGTGGGTTCGGGGCCCGTGCCCACCCGGTCCTACCCCGCGCCCTACGCCGCCTTGGGCTATGGGGAGGGCCACTTCGCCGCCGGGCTCTCCGGCCTCCCCGACTGGACGGAGGAGGGGACCCTGTTCGTGCTGGAAGGCGGGTACGACCTGGGAGAGGCCGCGGCCCTTTCCCTTCTGGCGGAGACGGAACGGGTGCAGGTGGTCAGGCTGGGCCTCCGCCCCGGAGGGGAGGTCTACCTGTACCCTAGCCCCCTGAACCCTTACCGCTACCTGCGCTTCCTCCTCCTGGCCACGGGGCAGGAGGAAGCCCTCATGGAGGTGGATAGGGCCCTACTGGAGGAGCGAAAACGCCTCACCCCGGAGATCCCCCTCGAGGAGAACCCCGCCAAGTTCCTGGCCTACACCCTGGTGGAGCGAATCCCCCTCCTCTACGCCCCTTTTTACCGCCCCCTAGAGGAGGCCGGGCAGAGCCTCTTTGCCCGCATCGGGAAAAGCCTGGCCCTCACCCCACCCCATAGCGCCCTGGAGTTTTTCCTCACGGGCCTCGAGGCGCGCCACGAACAAGGAGACCCCTTGGCCGCCCTTCTTTTGGGGGAAGGGGAGGCGGTACGCCTGGCCAAGGAGATCCTGGAAACCCGGGTGGACGCCATCGCCGAGGTGCCTGCCCCCTCAGGTGGCCGCCTGGCCCAGGCCCTGGCCCTCTGGTACCGGCTGGCCTGGACCGCCTACTACCTGGCCCTCCTCTACGGGGTGGACCCCTCCGACCCCGAGGTGCTGGAGCGCCTGCGGGAAGCCACCTAA
- a CDS encoding endonuclease V → MTPFPKPEDLQAAMALQRSLAERVLLEGSLQGVQRIAALDASHKRGKPLVAVAVLYHLEKGPMAVGLGVVPEEALFPYIPGFLSFREAPAYLQAIHALGDPPEALLVDGQGIAHPRGLGIASHLGVHLDLPSIGVAKSLLHGRLEAPLPQEAGSAVRLLSPEGRPLGYAYRSRQGVKPLFISPGHRVGLEEALAFVKGLPTRFRLPEPLRLAHLEAGKALRRLDP, encoded by the coding sequence ATGACGCCCTTCCCTAAGCCGGAGGACCTCCAGGCGGCCATGGCCCTGCAAAGGAGCCTGGCGGAAAGGGTGCTCCTGGAGGGAAGCCTTCAAGGCGTCCAGCGGATCGCCGCCCTAGACGCTTCCCACAAAAGGGGGAAGCCCCTGGTGGCGGTGGCGGTGCTTTACCACCTGGAGAAGGGCCCTATGGCCGTGGGGTTGGGGGTGGTGCCCGAGGAAGCCCTTTTCCCCTACATTCCCGGCTTCCTCTCCTTCCGGGAGGCCCCTGCCTATCTCCAGGCCATACATGCCCTGGGCGATCCCCCCGAGGCCCTTTTGGTGGATGGCCAGGGCATCGCCCACCCCCGGGGCCTGGGCATCGCCAGCCACCTGGGGGTGCACCTGGACCTCCCCAGCATCGGGGTGGCCAAGAGCCTGCTCCACGGCCGCCTCGAGGCTCCCTTGCCCCAGGAGGCGGGCAGCGCGGTAAGGCTTCTCTCCCCGGAAGGCCGCCCCCTGGGCTACGCCTACCGCAGCCGCCAGGGAGTCAAGCCCCTTTTCATCTCCCCGGGCCACCGGGTGGGCCTGGAGGAGGCCTTGGCCTTCGTGAAGGGACTTCCCACCCGTTTCCGCCTGCCGGAACCCCTGCGCCTGGCCCACCTCGAGGCGGGCAAGGCCCTCCGCAGGCTGGACCCGTAA
- a CDS encoding lysophospholipid acyltransferase family protein — MEAQRPNPVYRAAWYLARSLLHLLFGYRVEGAENVPREGSVILAANHLSILDPIAVGAGVRRPVSFLARAEVFRLPFLSWLLPRLYAIPVERGQSDLSAIKGAIRALERGMAFGIFPEGTRSRTGKLQPFKTGVAAIALRTGSPVVPVAVVGTDQAWPVGRKLFRLRRPIRVIYGKPILVPRLSRFTHQELESLTREIEARVRELLPPRYR; from the coding sequence GTGGAGGCCCAGCGACCAAACCCCGTCTACCGGGCCGCTTGGTACCTGGCCCGGTCTCTCCTGCACCTTCTTTTCGGCTACCGGGTGGAGGGAGCGGAAAACGTCCCCCGGGAGGGTTCCGTGATCCTGGCAGCCAACCACCTTTCCATCCTGGATCCCATCGCCGTGGGGGCCGGGGTGAGACGCCCGGTGAGCTTTCTGGCCCGGGCCGAGGTCTTCCGCCTGCCCTTCCTCTCCTGGCTCCTACCCCGGCTTTACGCCATCCCCGTGGAGCGGGGCCAAAGCGACCTCTCCGCCATCAAGGGGGCCATCCGCGCCCTGGAGCGGGGCATGGCCTTCGGCATCTTCCCGGAAGGAACCCGAAGCCGCACGGGCAAACTCCAGCCCTTCAAGACCGGAGTGGCGGCCATCGCCCTACGCACCGGCAGTCCCGTGGTACCGGTGGCCGTGGTGGGCACTGACCAGGCCTGGCCCGTGGGCCGAAAGCTATTCCGTTTGCGCAGACCCATCCGGGTGATCTACGGGAAACCCATACTGGTTCCAAGGCTTTCCCGGTTTACCCACCAGGAGCTGGAAAGCTTGACCCGGGAGATAGAGGCCCGGGTAAGGGAACTTCTGCCACCCCGGTACCGCTAG
- a CDS encoding HU family DNA-binding protein yields the protein MAAKKTVTKADLVDQVAAATGLKKKDVKAAVDAFLSKVEEALAGGNKVQLTGFGTFEVRKRKARTGVKPGTKEKIKIPATQYPAFKPGKALKEQVKK from the coding sequence ATGGCAGCAAAGAAAACGGTCACCAAAGCGGATCTGGTGGATCAGGTGGCTGCCGCCACGGGCCTCAAGAAGAAGGACGTGAAGGCGGCGGTGGACGCGTTCCTCTCCAAGGTGGAAGAAGCCCTCGCGGGGGGGAACAAGGTCCAGCTCACCGGCTTCGGCACCTTTGAGGTGCGCAAGCGCAAGGCCCGCACTGGCGTGAAGCCCGGCACCAAGGAGAAGATCAAGATCCCCGCCACCCAGTATCCCGCCTTCAAGCCGGGCAAGGCCCTCAAGGAACAGGTCAAGAAGTAA